A DNA window from Patagioenas fasciata isolate bPatFas1 chromosome 1, bPatFas1.hap1, whole genome shotgun sequence contains the following coding sequences:
- the C1H12orf57 gene encoding protein C10 isoform X1 — protein MAASAQAPLAPMSAEQAKVVLAEVIKAFGAPENAQRMEEARDNACNDMGKMLQFLLPVATQIQQDVIKAYGFSNDGEGVLKFARLIKSYESQDPEIASMSGKLKAMFLPPMTLPPHGAGTGGVAAS, from the exons ATGGCGGCGTCCGCCCAGGCCCCACTGGCGCCCATGAGCGCGGAGCAGGCGAAGG TGgtgctggcggaggtgatcaagGCCTTCGGGGCGCCCGAAAACGCGCAGCGGATGGAGGAGGCTCGGGACAACGCCTGCAACGATATGGGCAAGATGCTGCAGTTCCTCCTGCCCGTGGCCACCCAGATCCAGCAGGACGTGATTAAAGCCTACGGCTTCAGCAACGATGGTGAAG GGGTCCTGAAGTTCGCCCGGCTGATCAAGTCCTACGAGTCCCAGGACCCAGAGATCGCCAGCATGTCGGGCAAGCTTAAGGCCATGTTCCTGCCGCCCATGACGCTGCCACCGCATGGGGCTGGGACCGGTGGAGTGGCAGCCTCCTGA
- the C1H12orf57 gene encoding protein C10 isoform X2 has protein sequence MEEARDNACNDMGKMLQFLLPVATQIQQDVIKAYGFSNDGEGVLKFARLIKSYESQDPEIASMSGKLKAMFLPPMTLPPHGAGTGGVAAS, from the exons ATGGAGGAGGCTCGGGACAACGCCTGCAACGATATGGGCAAGATGCTGCAGTTCCTCCTGCCCGTGGCCACCCAGATCCAGCAGGACGTGATTAAAGCCTACGGCTTCAGCAACGATGGTGAAG GGGTCCTGAAGTTCGCCCGGCTGATCAAGTCCTACGAGTCCCAGGACCCAGAGATCGCCAGCATGTCGGGCAAGCTTAAGGCCATGTTCCTGCCGCCCATGACGCTGCCACCGCATGGGGCTGGGACCGGTGGAGTGGCAGCCTCCTGA